ACGGGCAGCGTGCGGAAGCCCTCGGCCGGGTAGGCGTCGAGGATCGCGAGCAGCTCGACCTCGTGGCCGAGGTCCTGGAGCCGGGTGGCCATGCCCTGCGCGATGATGCCGCCGGTGGACCAGCCCATGAGCCGGTACGGGCCCTGCGGCTGCACCTCGCGGATCCGGTCGACGTAGTGGGCGGTGAGCTCCTCCATCGTCCGCGGCAGCGGGTCGGCGGCGGTGGCCGGGCCGACGCCCTGGGCCTGCATGCCGTAGATCGGGACGTCGGCGGGGAGATGGCGGATCAGACCGGCGTAGCACCAGCTGAGGCCGCCGGCCGGGTGCACGCAGTACAGCGGCACCTTGTCCCCGTCCTTCGCCGGGCGCAGCGGCAGCAGCACGTCGAGGGCGTCGGTGCCTTCGGCCGCGTCCAGCGCGGTGTCGAGGGCGGCGACGGTGGGGGCCTGGAAGATCGTGCCGATGCCGACCTCGGCGCCGAGCGCGTCCTTGATCCGGCCGGCGAGGCGGACGGCGAGGAGGGAGTGACCCCCGAGGTCGAAGAAGTTGTCGTCCACGCCGACCCGGGGCAGGCCCAGGACGTCTGCGAAGATCGCGCAGAGCTGCTCCTCGCGGGGCCCGCGCGGGGCGCGGCCCTCGGTGACGGCGGCGGCGAGGTCGGGGGCGGGCAGGGCCTTGCGGTCGAGCTTGCCGTTGGCGGTCAGCGGCAGCCGGTCCAGGAGGACGACGGCCGAGGGCACCATGTGGACGGGCAGTTCGGTCGCGGTGTGCTCGCGCAGCAGGGCCGCGGTGGTCTCGCGGGCGGGCACGGCGTAGCCGACGAGACGCTTGTCGCCGGGGGTGTCCTCGCGGACGATCACGGCGGCGTCGGCGACGTCGTCGTGCTCGGCCAGTACCGCCTCGATCTCGCCGAGTTCGATGCGGAAGCCGCGGATCTTCACCTGGTGGTCGGCGCGGCCGAAGTACTCCAGGGTGCCGTCGGGGCGGCGCCGGGCGAGGTCGCCGGAGCGGTACATCCGGCTGCCGCGCTCGTCGAAGAGGTGGGCGAAGGGGTCGGCGACGAATCGTTCCGCCGTCAGGGCGTGCCGGCCCAGGTAGCCGCGGGCCAGGCCCTCGCCCGCGACGTACATCTCGCCGGTGACGCCGGGCGGCACGGGCTGGAGGTAGGCGTCGAGGACGTAGACGCGCAGGTCGGGGATGTTGACGCCGATGGTGCTGGAGGATCCGGCGGCGGCGCTCGCCCGGTCGAGCGCGATGTAGGAGACGTGGACGGTGGTCTCGGTGATGCCGTACATGTTGACGAGCGTGGGCGCGTCGTCGGCGTGCCGGTCGTACCAGTCGTCGAGGCGGCCCAGTTCGAGGGCCTCGCCGCCGAAGACGACGTAGCGCAGGGCGAGATCCTTGCCGGGGTTCTCCCGGTCGGCGGCGCTGAGCTGGTAGAAGGCCGACGGCGTCTGGTTGAGGACGGTCACGCCCTCGTCGGCGAGCAGCCCCAGGAAGGCCGCCGGGTCGCGGCTGACCAGGTGCGGCACGACGACGAGCCGGCCGCCGTGCAGCAGTGCGCCCCACAGCTCCCAGACGGAGAAGTCGAAGGCGTAGGAGTGGAAGAGGGTCCACACGTCCTTCTCGTCGAAGCCGAACCAGTGGTCGGTGGCGGAGAAGAGGCGGGCCACGTTGTGGTGGGTGACGGGGACGCCCTTGGGACGGCCGGTGGAGCCGGAGGTGTAGATGACGTAGGCGACGTCGCCGGGCCGCTGGGCACGGGTGCGGTCGTCGTCGGTCAGGTCCGTGGGCGCGTACGCGTCGGCCTCGGTGCCGTCGACGAGGACGACCGGAAGGTCGTGCGCCGGGATGCGCGCGGCGGTCGCGGTGTCGGTGACGACGGCGGCGGGGGCGGCGTCCTGGAGCATGTAGGCCAGGCGGTCGGCCGGGTAGTCCGGGTCCATCGGCAGATACGCCGCGCCCGCCTTCGCCACCGCCAGCAGGCCCACGACCAGCTCCGGCGAGCGGGGCAGCGCCAGCGCCACGATCGACCCCGGCCCGATGCCGCGCGCGGCCAGCAGCCGGGCCAGGCGGTTGGCGCGGGCGGACAGCTGGGCGTAGGTGAGGGAGGTGCCCTCGCAGGTGACGGCCGTGCGGCCGGGGTGCCGGCGGGCGGCGTCCTCGTACAGCTCGACGAGCGTCTGCTTGGACGGTGTGGGCGTGGTGGTGCCGGCGTTCCATGTGACCACGGAGCGGTGCAGCTCCTCGGCGTCGAGCAGGGGCAGTCGGCCGATGGGGGTGTCCGGGTCGGTGACGGCCGCGGTGAGCAGGCCGGCGAGGTGGGTGGAGAGACGTTTCGCCGTGCCGGCGTCGAAGAGGTCGGTGCGGTACTCGAGGAAGCCGGATATGCCGCCGCCGGGCTGCTCGCCCGCGTTCAGCGTGAGGTCGAACTTGGCGGTGCCGGAGGGGACGGCGTCCATACGGGCGTTCAGGCCCGGGCCCATGGCGAACTCGGCGTCGGGCAGCGACTGCCAGGCGAGCATCACCTGGAAGAGCGGGTGCCGGGCCAGCGAGCGCGGCGGGTTGAGCTCCTCGACGAGCCGGTCGAAGGGCACGTCGGCGTGTTCGTACGCGGCGATCGTCGTGGCGCGGACGCGGTCGAGGAGGGTGCGGAAGGTGGGGGCGCCCGAGGTGTCGGTGCGCAGGACCAGGGTGTTGACGAAGAAACCGACGAGGTCGGCGGTGGTGTCGTCGTCGCGCCCGGCGACGGGGGTGCCGAGCGGGATGTCGGTGCCGCAGCCGTAGCGGGTGAGGAGGGTGGCGAGGGCGGCCTGCACGGCCATGAAGACACTGGTGCCGGTGGTGCGGGTGAGCTGTTCGAGGGCGGCGTGCGTGCTCGCGTCGAGGTGGAAGGGGACGGTGTCGCCCGCATAGGACGCGACAGCGGGGCGGGGCCGGTCGGTGGGCAGTTCGAGCTGGTCGGGCAGGCCGGCGAGGGCCTGCTTCCAGTGGCCGAGCTGGCGGGCGGCGAGCGGGGTCGGCTCGTCGGCGGTGCCCAGGAGGCGCTGCTGCCAGGCGGTGTGGTCGGCGTACTGCACGGGCCGGTGCGGCAGTTCGGGGGTGCGGCCGGCGGCGCGGGCGGTGTAGGCGGTGGCGAGGTCGCGGGCCAGCGGGGTGGTGGAGGCGCCGTCGCCGGCGATGTGGTGCAGGAGGAGGAGCAGGGTGTGGCGGTCGCCGCCGTCGCTGAACAGCGTCGCCTTGAGCGGCGGTTCGGTGGCCAGGTCGAAGCAGTGGCGGACGGCCTCGGTCAGGTCGGCCCCCGCGGGCGCGGTGTGCAGGCGCGGGCTCGCCTCGTCGGCGGTGAGGATCCGCTGGTAGGGCTCGTTGTCCGTGACCGGATACACCGTTCTGAGCGTCTCGTGGGCGTGCGTCAGGTCGTTCAGGGCGAGCTGCAGCGCGTCCTGGTCGAGCGGTCCGGTCAGGGTCAGCACGAGCGGGATGTTGTAGGTGGGGCTGAGCCCTTCGAGGCGGTACATGAACCACAGCCGCTTCTGCGCCGGGGAGAGCGGCATCCGGTCCGTGCGGGGCACGGGCGTGAGCGCGGGGCGCTCCTCGCCCTCGGCCGCGGGGGCCTCGCGCAGGAGGGCGGCGAGCCCGGCCGGGGTGGGGTTGCGGAAGACGTCGGCGAGGGTGACGGTCGCGCCGAAGGTCTCGCGGATGCGGGCGGCGATGCGGCCGGCGGTGAGCGAGTGGCCGCCGAGGTCGAAGAGGCCGGCCTGCGGGGCGGGGGTGGCGTCCAGGCCGAGGGTGGCGGCGAAGAGGCCGCACAGGATCTCTTCGTGGGCGGTGCGGGGGCCGCTGTGGCCGGTGGCGCCGCCCACGGCGGCCGGATCGGGGTCGGGCAGGGCCCGGACGTCGAGCTTGTCGTTGGCGGTGCGGGGCAGTGCGTCCAGGGCGAGGATCGCGCTGGGCACCATGTGCTCGGGCAGCCGCTCGGCGAGGTGGGCGCGCAGCGCCTCGGGGTCGGCGCCGGCGCCTTCGGCGGGGACGACGTAGCCGAGGAGTCGCTTGCCGGTGGCGGTGTCGCGGGCGATCACGGCGGCCTGCGCGACGGCCGGATGCCCGGCCAGCGCGGCCTGGATCTCACCGAGTTCGATGCGGAAGCCGCGGATCTTCACCTGGTCGTCGGCGCGGCCGAGGAACTCCAGGGTGCCGTCGGGGCGGCGCCGGACCAGGTCGCCGGTGCGGTACATCCGGGCCCCGGGCTCGCCGTGCAGGGCGCCGAAGGGGTCGGCGGTGAAGCGCTCGGCGGTGAGGTCGGGGCGGCCGAGGTAGCCGCGGGCCAGGCAGGCGCCGGCGATGTAGAGCTCTCCGGTGACGCCGGGGGCGGTGGGCCGCAGGGAGTTGTCGAGGACGTACGCGCGGGAGCCGCGCACGGGGCTGCCGTGGGCGGAGCCGTCCTCGCCCGGCACCCAGTAGTAGGCGTCGACGGTGGTCTCGGTGGGGCCGTAGAGGTTGAGGGGGGTGAGGCCCTCGGTGGCGGCCAGCCGGTGCCACAGGGGCTCGGGCACGGTCTCGCCGCCGACGACGACCATGGCGGGGTGGTGCCGGCCCTCGTCCAGGAGGCCTTCCGCGAGGAGCGCTTCGGCGTAGGAGGGGGTGACGTCGAGGTAGTCGAGCCGGTGCTCGGCCATGTACGCGGTGAGCGCGGCCGGGTCGCGGTAGGCGGCGTCGTCCAGGAGGTGCAGCTCGTGGCCGTGGACCATCCAGATGACCGGGTCCCAGGAGGCGTCGAAGGCGAACGACGCGCTGTGCCCGATCCGCAGCCGGTCCCGGCCCGCGCGCGCCACGGCGGGGGCGATGTGGTCGGTGCCGTGTCCGGCGTGCAGATTGGCGAGGGAGGCGTGGGTGACGACGACACCCTTGGGACGGCCGGTGGAGCCGGAGGTGTGGATGATGTACGCGTCCTGGCCGAGGGCCGGCGCGGCGAGGGCCGTGTCCGGCCGCGCGTCGATCCGGGCCCGGGTGGCCGGGTCGTCGAGGAGCAGGGCGGGCAGGCCGTGCGGGGGCAGACCGGCCACGGCGTCGGCGGTGCCGATGACGCACCGGGGCCGGGTGTCCTCCAGGACCGCGGTCATGCGCTGCTCGGGGTGACCGAGGTCGAGCGGCTGGCAGACGCCGCCCGCCTTGAGCACGGCGAACATCGCGACGACGGTGTCGACGCCGCGGGGCAGGGCCAGCGCGACGGGGACCCCGGGCATCACGCCCGCGTCAGCCAGTTCACGGGCGAGCCGGTTGGCGGCGGAGTCCAGTTCGGCGAAGGTGAGGGCGGCCCCGCCGCTGCGGACGGCGACGGCGTCCGGGGTGCGGGCCGCCTGCTCGGCGAACAGCTCGGGCAGGGTCCGGCGGACGCGCTCCTCGGTGCGGCCCGCCGTGGCGCGGTGGATCTCCGCCTCGTCCAGGAGGTCGATGCCGCCGACGGGGCGCTGGGGGTCGTCGAGGAGCAGCGCGGTCAGCGCGTCGAGGTAGCGGCGCAGGCCGCGCTCGTGTCCGGCGAGCGACGGGCCGTCGTAGCGCGCGGCGTTGCCGTCGAGGCCGAAGCCCACGGAGCCGTCCGGTGCCGGGGTGA
The window above is part of the Streptomyces syringium genome. Proteins encoded here:
- a CDS encoding amino acid adenylation domain-containing protein; protein product: MRHPQVETAPAELPLLAAQSGILYAQVLDPGNPVYNTGDCVEIDGNLDEELFERALRQTVDEAQTLSLIVVSEQDGSGTAGASAGDTAPTQRVGTGREWPLHRLDLRAADAPLEEADAWMRADLARPVDLTEGPLVTQALIRVADDRYHWYQRVHHFAVDAYALTLIGRRVAELYTALATGEEPSGNPFGTIRELVEDEAEYTASERHTADRDFWRTRFADRPEPVSLAGDPAASAAPSGPSGAVLRHAAELPAGTMARLEEAARAVKATWAELLIAAAAGYLHRTTGTQDVVLGLPLMNRRSSVALRTPAMAVNVMPLRIAVSPYDTGAELLRRVVLEVRAVRRHQRYRQEDLRRDLGLSGAEQTLFGPMVNIKAFEGDLEFGTLPGRVRNLAAGPVDDLALAITPAPDGSVGFGLDGNAARYDGPSLAGHERGLRRYLDALTALLLDDPQRPVGGIDLLDEAEIHRATAGRTEERVRRTLPELFAEQAARTPDAVAVRSGGAALTFAELDSAANRLARELADAGVMPGVPVALALPRGVDTVVAMFAVLKAGGVCQPLDLGHPEQRMTAVLEDTRPRCVIGTADAVAGLPPHGLPALLLDDPATRARIDARPDTALAAPALGQDAYIIHTSGSTGRPKGVVVTHASLANLHAGHGTDHIAPAVARAGRDRLRIGHSASFAFDASWDPVIWMVHGHELHLLDDAAYRDPAALTAYMAEHRLDYLDVTPSYAEALLAEGLLDEGRHHPAMVVVGGETVPEPLWHRLAATEGLTPLNLYGPTETTVDAYYWVPGEDGSAHGSPVRGSRAYVLDNSLRPTAPGVTGELYIAGACLARGYLGRPDLTAERFTADPFGALHGEPGARMYRTGDLVRRRPDGTLEFLGRADDQVKIRGFRIELGEIQAALAGHPAVAQAAVIARDTATGKRLLGYVVPAEGAGADPEALRAHLAERLPEHMVPSAILALDALPRTANDKLDVRALPDPDPAAVGGATGHSGPRTAHEEILCGLFAATLGLDATPAPQAGLFDLGGHSLTAGRIAARIRETFGATVTLADVFRNPTPAGLAALLREAPAAEGEERPALTPVPRTDRMPLSPAQKRLWFMYRLEGLSPTYNIPLVLTLTGPLDQDALQLALNDLTHAHETLRTVYPVTDNEPYQRILTADEASPRLHTAPAGADLTEAVRHCFDLATEPPLKATLFSDGGDRHTLLLLLHHIAGDGASTTPLARDLATAYTARAAGRTPELPHRPVQYADHTAWQQRLLGTADEPTPLAARQLGHWKQALAGLPDQLELPTDRPRPAVASYAGDTVPFHLDASTHAALEQLTRTTGTSVFMAVQAALATLLTRYGCGTDIPLGTPVAGRDDDTTADLVGFFVNTLVLRTDTSGAPTFRTLLDRVRATTIAAYEHADVPFDRLVEELNPPRSLARHPLFQVMLAWQSLPDAEFAMGPGLNARMDAVPSGTAKFDLTLNAGEQPGGGISGFLEYRTDLFDAGTAKRLSTHLAGLLTAAVTDPDTPIGRLPLLDAEELHRSVVTWNAGTTTPTPSKQTLVELYEDAARRHPGRTAVTCEGTSLTYAQLSARANRLARLLAARGIGPGSIVALALPRSPELVVGLLAVAKAGAAYLPMDPDYPADRLAYMLQDAAPAAVVTDTATAARIPAHDLPVVLVDGTEADAYAPTDLTDDDRTRAQRPGDVAYVIYTSGSTGRPKGVPVTHHNVARLFSATDHWFGFDEKDVWTLFHSYAFDFSVWELWGALLHGGRLVVVPHLVSRDPAAFLGLLADEGVTVLNQTPSAFYQLSAADRENPGKDLALRYVVFGGEALELGRLDDWYDRHADDAPTLVNMYGITETTVHVSYIALDRASAAAGSSSTIGVNIPDLRVYVLDAYLQPVPPGVTGEMYVAGEGLARGYLGRHALTAERFVADPFAHLFDERGSRMYRSGDLARRRPDGTLEYFGRADHQVKIRGFRIELGEIEAVLAEHDDVADAAVIVREDTPGDKRLVGYAVPARETTAALLREHTATELPVHMVPSAVVLLDRLPLTANGKLDRKALPAPDLAAAVTEGRAPRGPREEQLCAIFADVLGLPRVGVDDNFFDLGGHSLLAVRLAGRIKDALGAEVGIGTIFQAPTVAALDTALDAAEGTDALDVLLPLRPAKDGDKVPLYCVHPAGGLSWCYAGLIRHLPADVPIYGMQAQGVGPATAADPLPRTMEELTAHYVDRIREVQPQGPYRLMGWSTGGIIAQGMATRLQDLGHEVELLAILDAYPAEGFRTLPVPDQAEALEALLAMGGYGPDSLEGKPFELAHVTEVLRREGSPLASLDDTTIEALNTTYLNTNHLVRGFDHRVFDGDVLFFRATVDTIDDELTPDTWTPYVTGRIDNTDVACSHKDMTLPEPIAHIASVIADRLQNLEN